In one Micromonospora polyrhachis genomic region, the following are encoded:
- a CDS encoding TatD family hydrolase, which produces MLTVMSDQTESRRQRAARRAGEFPSPPEPLPRTVIDSHTHLDITVAEAGVTGGPAGAGDPFAAGSGDPVAAMIEVAAGVGVDRLVQVGVDVASSRWGAEVARQHRAVVATVALHPNEAPRLADLDEALRQIEALAAEERVRGIGETGMDFFRTGDEGRAAQELSFRAHIAIAKRYGKPLVIHDRDAHADVLRVLDEEGAPQTVVLHCFSGDAEFATECLRRGYVLSFAGTVTFASAHALRAAARITPLDQLLVETDAPYLTPTPHRGRPNGSYLIPLTVRSLAETTGADLTELCTAISATGERVFGPW; this is translated from the coding sequence ATGCTGACGGTGATGAGCGATCAAACCGAGTCCCGCCGCCAACGCGCCGCGCGCCGGGCGGGGGAGTTTCCGTCCCCACCCGAGCCGCTGCCCCGTACGGTGATCGACAGCCACACCCACCTGGACATCACCGTGGCCGAGGCCGGGGTGACCGGCGGCCCGGCCGGTGCCGGTGACCCGTTCGCGGCGGGATCGGGCGACCCGGTCGCCGCCATGATCGAGGTGGCCGCCGGGGTCGGGGTCGACCGACTGGTGCAGGTCGGGGTCGACGTGGCCTCGTCCCGCTGGGGGGCCGAGGTGGCCCGGCAACATCGAGCGGTGGTCGCCACCGTCGCGCTGCACCCCAACGAGGCACCCCGACTCGCCGACCTGGACGAGGCGCTGCGCCAGATCGAGGCGCTCGCCGCCGAGGAGCGGGTACGCGGTATCGGCGAGACCGGGATGGACTTCTTCCGTACGGGGGACGAGGGGCGGGCCGCCCAGGAGCTGAGCTTCCGGGCGCACATCGCCATCGCCAAGCGGTACGGCAAACCCCTGGTGATCCATGACCGGGACGCGCACGCCGACGTGCTGCGGGTCCTCGACGAGGAGGGTGCCCCGCAGACCGTGGTGCTGCACTGCTTCTCCGGCGACGCCGAGTTCGCCACCGAGTGTCTCCGCCGGGGGTACGTGCTCAGCTTCGCCGGCACGGTCACCTTCGCCAGCGCCCACGCGCTGCGGGCAGCCGCCCGGATCACCCCGCTGGACCAACTGCTGGTCGAGACCGACGCGCCCTACCTCACCCCCACGCCGCATCGGGGTCGGCCCAACGGGTCGTACCTGATTCCGCTCACCGTCCGGTCGCTGGCCGAGACCACCGGGGCGGACCTGAC